The Aedes aegypti strain LVP_AGWG chromosome 3, AaegL5.0 Primary Assembly, whole genome shotgun sequence genome contains a region encoding:
- the LOC5573221 gene encoding tudor domain-containing protein 7A isoform X1 — translation MANIPKKEHSEEAENAISVLRALVLSKKGPSTVHGILADYRELEGGPLMYKKFGYPNADEFLKSTGEFVVQSRMGETVIFVKPSKESAHILKMVAAQKTTKTRKSGFSTMRQPQKRTGGNNWNPSAYNKMYSQMPNKATQFGQRKYPPLSQNNYQRYTNNPLKPFFQNTPPTGGGWTNNNRYNIQNTNGNQPKPPMTIKVATTSAPNSKPFGNNVPQTTNNQRQIRIETNNNNSTFKNFNKSSPDSAKTSQITLTSNDLRHIINDRSPQTPQRQSSQFELKSQESQFAPRSSDYRNDQSLSSPTKATAKDIQQMTLPDPSNKQPHVLPPPFVAQPQDHRSVNSRLQVSKDVMPTSPPVQKMVQKVYPLRDMTTNFDDSVRVPIPVTLPTIPGQKTLQDRLKIKQQIDSSDLEKAARVITVHTPANNASDIEPKSPTSNPVTPVATTQTARSKEPFSWNQPTATPIELLYRYAKCNDLDRPIYTYYKLRNKRIQCRVMVNESTYSTYPDDFANEFEGQFAAAQIAIENIKRDEERNNYSVCLDSDYEIAVKIHELLTQCPHGMFSKNIPEAFRQAHQLLLPDHWELIIMSQYSHMFSKEDAQENTILFANPHVENDSSNSSPSITSEAKCMTANVLKLPWNDQYWNLYITNPVSTVEIWARLVGSEYSDKMDGLITDIELSMMGNDKPKPSIVRNGEYYLVQTPDSWHRVRVDEIDYSNNQGVCFFIDLGEWERVSLDEIYVCDAKYLELAGQSVCFSLDGLEDFGENPKAKPHLDNLISGKVCIGEILTPRNEYEKDNELNSVGDVRIKMILYDTSSDEDVNLNPVILKHICDDTPTPELNKKGVTTVVVTHVDDSGDVYCQLKDDAMVYIQKLINNLVKSNALEGNHRGLYKGKSSAHQLYLVNDEKDNKWYRASLEAEESGPFCRMLYVDRGLKTSVNVSNIYRLEMLSVALSRYPAQAIRLRMFDIPEITDYLLSRMRVLLKPGLTAMVKVAALSVIPLVKLYVHLEQTNILVCINDSIRSEMELEISSEIISNPRITSNELSSNTSNASSIKLNTSFASDYSIGSNEAAELSRSFSGLNIEQRKLSSPVPSQVTPKLAKFPLPGIKELFYVSVTIASSPKYFIVQPYSHAVQLNRMMLELQEYCKTKASRVPKDSVEQGEVYAGIKSDDGHWYRVIAVNILSGTGLIHVYFCDFGQISVVDSESLRILPAHLRTLPQQAVKARLHGVQPVHGDWTTEDAVRFQQLTVDKKFASYIHNITTDEFSPNEEIVDLMLIDVSTEEDIFIHQILVDENRAVLISK, via the exons ATGGCAAACATTCCCAAGAAAGAACATTCAGAAGAAGCTGAAAATGCTATTTCAGTGTTGCGGGCCCTAGTTTTGTCCAAAAAGGGTCCATCTACTGTGCACGGCATTTTGGCAGACTATCGAGAATTGGAAGGCGGGCCTCTGATGTACAAAAAGTTCGGATATCCCAATGCAGATGAGTTCCTAAAATCCACCGGAGAATTTGTCGTTCAGAGCAGGATGGGTGAG ACTGTGATTTTTGTCAAACCCAGTAAAGAATCAGCACATATTCTGAAAATGGTCGCGGCTCAGAAAACCACAAAGACCAGAAAGTCAGGGTTTTCTACGATGCGACAACCTCAGAAACGAACAGGAGGCAATAATTGGAATCCCAGTGCGTACAACAAAATGTACTCTCAGATGCCGAACAAAGCAACTCAATTCGGTCAGAGGAAATATCCCCCGTTATCACAGAATAACTATCAGCGATACACGAACAATCCTCTCAAGCCATTTTTCCAGAATACTCCCCCCACTGGTGGTGGATGGACGAACAACAATCGTTACAATATTCAAAACACCAATGGAAACCAACCTAAACCTCCAATGACAATCAAAGTTGCAACAACGTCAGCACCAAACTCCAAACCTTTCGGAAACAATGTCCCACAAACTACGAACAACCAACGACAGATTCGCATCGAAACTAACAATAACAACTcgactttcaagaatttcaataaatcGAGTCCAGATTCTGCCAAGACATCTCAAATTACGCTAACGTCGAATGATCTACGACACATAATCAACGATCGATCGCCGCAAACACCACAAAGACAATCTTCACAATTCGAGTTGAAGAGTCAAGAGTCACAGTTTGCTCCTCGATCATCCGATTATCGTAATGATCAAAGCTTATCTTCTCCTACAAAGGCCACAGCCAAAGACATTCAACAGATGACGCTACCCGACCCGAGCAATAAGCAGCCACACGTTCTACCTCCGCCTTTTGTTGCGCAACCACAAGACCACCGGAGTGTAAATTCCAGACTACAAGTATCAAAAGACGTGATGCCTACATCGCCTCCTGTCCAAAAAATGGTACAGAAAGTGTATCCCTTGCGTGATATGACGACGAATTTCGACGATTCGGTAAGGGTGCCAATACCGGTGACGCTCCCCACGATTCCAGGGCAGAAAACGCTACAAGATCGCCTGAAGATTAAACAGCAAATTGACAGCTCAGATTTGGAAAAAGCTGCCAGAGTGATCACTGTGCATACTCCGGCTAACAATGCGAGTGATATTGAACCCAAG TCCCCGACATCCAACCCAGTAACACCAGTTGCAACAACACAAACAGCCCGCTCGAAAGAACCATTTTCTTGGAATCAACCGACGGCTACACCGATAGAGCTGTTGTACAGATATGCCAAGTGTAACGATCTTGATCGTCCAATTTACACGTACTACAAACTGAGGAACAAGCGCATACAGTGTCGCGTGATG GTAAACGAATCAACATACTCTACATATCCCGATGATTTTGCCAATGAATTTGAAGGACAATTCGCCGCAGCCCAAATCGCTATCGAGAACATAAAACGTGACGAAGAAAGAAACAACTACTCCGTTTGTCTCGATTCAGATTACGAGATCGCTGTCAAAATTCACGAACTCTTGACTCAGTGTCCACACGGCATGTTCAGCAAGAATATTCCGGAAGCATTCAGACAAGCGCACCAGCTATTGCTTCCGGATCACTGGGAACTTATCATTATGTCCCAGTATTCGCATATGTTTTCCAAAGAAGACGCTCAAGAAAATACAATCCTGTTTGCAAATCCTCATGTGGAAAATGATTCCTCAAATTCTTCGCCTTCGATTACGTCTGAGGCAAAGTGCATGACGGCAAATGTTCTCAAACTACCTTGGAATGACCAGTACTGGAACTTGTACATAACGAATCCAGTTTCAACAGTGGAAATATGGGCACGGCTAGTCGGCTCTGAATACAGCGACAAAATGGATGGACTCATAACGGATATTGAGCTAAGTATGATGGGAAACGATAAACCGAAACCCAGTATTGTCAGAAATGGAGAGTATTACTTGGTACAGACCCCCGATAGTTGGCATCGAGTGCGTGTAGATGAAATTGACTACAGCAACAATCAGGGAGTCTGCTTTTTCATCGACCTTGGCGAATGGGAACGTGTATCACTGGATGAAATCTATGTGTGCGATGCCAAATATTTGGAACTTGCTGGACAATCTGTATGCTTTAGTCTTGATGGTCTTGAAGATTTCGGAGAGAATCCGAAAGCCAAGCCACATCTGGACAACCTGATTAGCGGCAAAGTGTGCATTGGCGAAATTCTCACGCCCCGAAATGAGTATGAAAAAGATAATGAGCTCAACAGTGTCGGAGATGTCcgaattaaaatgattttgtaCGATACATCATCCGATGAAGACGTCAATTTGAATCCGGTTATTCTAAAGCACATTTGTGATGATACTCCTACACCGGAATTGAACAAAAAAGGTGTTACCACCGTGGTCGTCACACACGTTGATGATTCTGGGGATGTGTATTGCCAGCTGAAAGACGATGCAATGGTCTACATACAG AAACTGATCAACAATCTGGTTAAATCAAATGCCTTGGAAGGAAACCATCGTGGTTTGTACAAAGGTAAATCGTCTGCACATCAGCTGTACTTGGTGAACGATGAAAAGGACAACAAATGGTACAGAGCGTCTTTGGAAGCCGAAGAGTCCGGACCTTTCTGTCGAATGCTGTATGTCGATAGAGGATTGAAAACGTCGGTAAATGTTTCGAACATTTATCGACTAGAAATGCTAAGTGTAGCTTTGAGCCGTTATCCAGCACAAGCCATTAGGCTGCGAATGTTCGACATCCCTGAAATCACCGACTACCTGTTGTCTCGGATGCGCGTTCTTCTGAAACCAGGTCTGACTGCTATG GTAAAGGTGGCCGCTCTGTCGGTAATTCCTTTGGTGAAACTTTACGTGCATCTTGAGCAAACGAATATACTGGTTTGTATTAACGATagcattcgatcagaaatggaACTTGAAATAAGTTCCGAAATAATCAGCAATCCACGGATTACATCCAATGAGCTCAGCAGTAACACATCCAATGCCAGTTCGATCAAGTTGAACACAAGTTTCGCTTCCGATTATTCAATCGGTAGCAACGAAGCGGCTGAACTTTCTAGAAGCTTTAGTGGACTGAACATTGAACAGAGGAAGCTAAGTAGTCCTGTTCCATCGCAAGTGACGCCTAAGCTAGCAAAGTTTCCTTTGCCCGGAATCAAGGAGCTGTTTTATGTGTCTGTGACGATAGCATCCAGTCCGAAATATTTCATTGTGCAGCCATACTCACATGCTGTGCAATTGAATCGAATGATGTTAGAGCTACAAGAATATTGTAAAACAAAAGCAAGTCGCGTTCCGAAAGACAGCGTTGAACAGGGAGAAGTTTATGCTGGTATCAAGAGCGATGACGGACACTGGTACAG